The following coding sequences are from one Hydra vulgaris chromosome 04, alternate assembly HydraT2T_AEP window:
- the LOC136079366 gene encoding general transcription factor II-I repeat domain-containing protein 2-like translates to MDIAKGDNKALHNKNIQDKPQMAVFVRYVISDVLEKEELLDSVELKDTTRGIDLKEALDTVLVKANAPKDNLVSVATDGATVVVGKNIDLMGLLNSDPTYPEFIPIHCVIHREYLAAKHFNFPIVFKSVLEIILLEIIGSHQEIGLGLKLKRGLTHSRIVTLHCT, encoded by the exons atggaTATAGCAAAAGGTGACAATAAAGCACTTCacaataaaa ATATTCAAGATAAACCTCAAATGGCAGTATTTGTTAGATATGTAATATCAGATGTACTTGAGAAAGAAGAGTTGCTAGATTCAGTAGAGCTAAAAGACACAACTCGTGGAATTGATTTAAAGGAAGCCCTTGACACTGTTCTGGTGAAAGCCAATGCTCCTAAGGACAATCTTGTTAGTGTTGCTACAGATGGTGCAACAGTAGTGGTTGGAAAAAACATTGATCTTATGGGTTTACTAAATAGTGATCCTACATATCCAGAGTTTATCCCAATTCATTGTGTGATTCATCGAGAATATTTAGcagcaaaacattttaattttccaattgtttttaaatcagtGCTGgagatt ATTCTATTAGAAATAATTGGCTCTCACCAAGAAATTGGATTAGGTCTAAAGTTAAAGCGAGGATTGACACATTCACGGATTGTGACTCTGCACTGtacataa